From Harpia harpyja isolate bHarHar1 chromosome 21, bHarHar1 primary haplotype, whole genome shotgun sequence, one genomic window encodes:
- the TECPR1 gene encoding tectonin beta-propeller repeat-containing protein 1 isoform X3 produces MAMPSSLLWAVDIFGRVYTLSTVGQYWELCKDTQLEFKRVSAVKQCCWGIACDHQVYTYVFSADLPIRYQEETYENQRWNPVGGFCEKLLPSDRWQWSDVSGLKHQQLDSFTLPSPHWEWESDWYVDENIGGEPTEKGGWTYAIDFPSTYTKDKKWNSCVRRRRWIRYRRYKSRDVWAKIVSHDDPDQLPDPFNDISIGGWEITDEPLGRLSVWAVSLQGKVWYRENVCHHNPEGSMWSLITTPGEVVQISCGPYDLLWATLWEGQAIVREGIDRNNPQGISWSIVESPSSENGIMHVSVGVDVVWCVTKDRKVWFRRGVNSHNPCGTSWIEMVGEMMMVTVGLNNQVWGIGCDDRAIYFRQGVTPSELSGKTWKAIVSGRESDRSQTGSSTSLLSAGCFFTDDIQNQTHAIIQGDADTSSDTDLPSVPMNLANTLPMGAAASSSGKGSGNQTAEICANLTVDPLDSDQGEATVASTSNEKANLEMHKSTNPNPSAELQWTNIDLKEAQKHPVLSVSTFAETSSLSSLGMFSVGAEEQYEADEHPLWAWVSGGGCLVDLHSPLKWFTVPSGLSSSVQSLSLSITPAQTAAWRKQIFQQLSERTKRELENFRHYEQAIEQSVWVKTGTLQWWRNWKPHKWMDVRVALEQFTGSDGMRDSILFIYYMYHEEKKYIHVFLNEVTIIVEVLNEAKHSFALYTPERTKQRWPIRLAATTEQEMHDWLSLLNMSCCESRRIQGPPSHHAIWSVTCKGDIFVSEPSPELEAGPHLMPCDQMFWRQVGGHLRLIECNNRGIVWGIGYDHTAWVYTGGYGGGFIQGLASSADNIYTQSDVKCVYIYENQRWNPVTGYSSRGLPTDRYMWSDASGLQECTKINTKPPSPQWSWVSDWYIDFNTSGGTDREGWQYAADFPASYHGHKTMKDFVRRRRWAREHPGCMWEQISPSFRSQSEHFTKCGLLLEMVLPSIGVQCLQKNLQVTVGTIFLHLKNKS; encoded by the exons ATGGCCATGCCCAGTTCCCTTTTGTGGGCTGTTGACATTTTTGGGAGGGTTTACACTCTGTCTACTGTTGGCCAGTACTGGGAGCTCTGTAAGGACACACAGCTGGAATTCAAACGGGTCTCTGCTGTCAAACAGTGCTGCTGGGGAATAGCCTGTGATCATCAAGTATACACCTACGTGTTCTCGGCTGACCTTCCTATTAGGTACCAGGAAGAAACCTATGAGAATCAG CGCTGGAATCCAGTTGGTGGCTTTTGTGAGAAATTACTGCCCAGTGACCGCTGGCAGTGGAGTGATGTGAGCGGGCTAAAACATCAGCAGCTTGATAGTTTCACACTGCCTTCACCACACTGGGAGTGGGAGTCTGACTGGTATGTGGATGAAAATATTGGAGGGGAACCAACAGAGAAAGGG GGCTGGACTTATGCCATAGACTTCCCCAGCACCTACACAAAGGATAAGAAATGGAATTCTTGTGTCAGACGCAGAAGGTGGATCAGATACAGGAGATACAAATCACGGGACGTTTGGGCGAAG aTTGTATCACATGATGATCCAGATCAGTTGCCAGACCCTTTCAATGACATCTCCATTGGAGGATGGGAAATCACCGATGAGCCTCTTGGCCGTTTATCGGTATGGGCAGTTTCTTTACAAGGAAAG GTATGGTACAGAGAAAATGTCTGCCATCACAATCCAGAAGGTTCCATGTGGTCCTTAATCACCACTCCTGGTGAAGTTGTACAGATCAGCTGTGGACCATATGACCTCCTTTGGGCAACTCTTTGGGAAGGGCAAGCTATTGTGAGAGAAGGAATTGATAGGAATAACCCTCAAG GAATTTCCTGGAGTATTGTGGAGTCTCCAAGCTCTGAAAATGGGATTATGCATGTCTCTGTGGGTGTTGATGTGGTGTGGTGTGTTACAAAGGATAGAAAA GTATGGTTTAGAAGAGGAGTGAACTCACATAATCCTTGTGGAACAAGCTGGATTGAAATGGTTGGAGAAATGATGATGGTAACTGTAGGCTTAAATAACCAG GTCTGGGGAATCGGCTGCGATGACAGAGCAATTTATTTTCGTCAAGGTGTCACACCAAGTGAGCTCAGTGGGAAGACATGGAAGGCAATTGTATCTGGCCGAGAGAGTGACAGATCTCAGACTGGGAGCTCAACAAGTCTGCTCAG TGCTGGCTGTTTCTTTACTGATGATATTCAGAACCAAACGCACGCGATCATTCAGGGTGATGCAGATACTTCCTCTGATACAGACCTTCCAAGTGTACCCATGAACCTTGCCAACACTCTCCCAATgggagctgcagccagcagcagtggtAAAGGCTCAGGCAACCAGACAGCAGAAATATGTGCAAATTTGACTGTGGATCCCCTGGACTCTGATCAAGGAGAAGCTACTGTTGCTTCGACTAGTAATGAGAAAGCTAATCTTGAAATGCATAAATCTACAAACCCAAATCCTTCTGCAGAACTGCAGTGGACAAACATTGACTTGAAGGAGGCCCAAAAGCATCCAGTCCTCTCCGTCAGCACCTTTGCAGAAACATCCAGCCTGTCTTCCCTTGGCATGTTCTCAGTGGGAGCTGAAGAACAGTACGAAGCCGATGAGCACCCACTGTGGGCCTGGGTGTCTGGGGGAGGCTGTCTTGTAGATTTGCACAGCCCATTGAAATGGTTCACTGTTCCATCAG GTTTGTCATCCTCTGTGCaatctctgtctctgtctatcACTCCAGCACAGACAGCAGCATGGCGAAAGCAGATTTTTCAGCAGCTCAGTGAAAGGACAAAGCGGGAACTGGAGAATTTTAGGCACTACGAACAGGCTATTGAGCAG TCAGTTTGGGTTAAAACTGGAACCTTGCAATGGTGGAGGAATTGGAAGCCTCATAAATGGATGGATGTTCGAGTTGCACTTGAGCAGTTCACTGGGAGCGATGGAATGCGCGACAGCATCCTGTTCATCTATTACATGTATCATGAGGAGAAAAAG TATATCCACGTGTTCCTGAATGAAGTCACTATTATAGTTGAAGTTCTGAATGAAGCCAAACACTCCTTTGCACTGTATACACCTGAAAGGACGAAGCAGCGATGGCCAATCCGCCTGGCAGCCACAACAGAGCAAGAAATGCATGATTGG CTGTCTTTGCTGAACATGTCCTGTTGTGAAAGCAGACGGATTCAAGGCCCTCCTTCTCACCATGCCATTTGGTCAGTTACTTGTAAAGGAGACATATTTGTTAGTGAGCCAAGTCCTGAACTGGAGGCCGGACCACACCTGATGCCATGTGATCAAAT gttttgGCGTCAAGTTGGAGGTCATCTTCGACTGATAGAGTGCAATAACCGAGGCATAGTGTGGGGCATAGGATATGATCACACAGCTTGGGTTTATACTGGTGGATATGGAGGTGGCTTCATTCAAG GACTGGCCAGTAGTGCTGATAACATTTATACACAGTCAGATGTGAAATGTGTTTACATCTATGAGAACCAGCGGTGGAACCCAGTCACTGGCTATAGCAGCAG AGGTCTGCCCACAGACAGATACATGTGGAGCGATGCATCTGGCCTGCAGGAATGTACAAAAATCAATACCAAGCCTCCTTCTCCACAGTGGTCTTGG GTATCCGATTGGTATATTGATTTTAATACTTCAGGTGGAACTGATCGGGAAGGCTGGCAGTATGCAGCAGACTTTCCAGC GTCCTACCATGGTCACAAGACAATGAAAGACTTTGTCCGACGGAGGCGCTGGGCAAG GGAACATCCTGGCTGCATGTGGGAACAGATCAGCCCTTCATTTCGATCTCAATCGGAGCATTTTACCAAGTGTGGGCTATTGCTAGAGATGGTTCTGCCTTCTATCGGGGTTCAGTGTCTCCAAAAAAACCTGCAG GTGACTGTTGGTACCATATTCCTTCACCTcaaaaacaaaagttaa
- the BHLHA15 gene encoding class A basic helix-loop-helix protein 15 encodes MKTKTKGKKQRHTVDKEAFSEESAMRKKELVKCLQHKERRNGGNKECSKIAAARAKHPWSNKDRHLRRLESNERERQRMHKLNNAFQALREVIPHVRAENKLSKIETLTLAKNYIKSLTSIILNMSNGHFPAAEGMGGAWGSKLYQHYQQQHGDDDHGEHLQKYST; translated from the coding sequence ATGAAGACTAAAAccaaaggaaagaagcaaaggCATACTGTTGACAAAGAAGCATTTTCTGAGGAgtcagcaatgagaaaaaaagaactggTGAAATGTTTGCAACACAAAGAAAGGAGGAATGGGGGAAACAAGGAGTGCAGCAAGATCGCTGCAGCCAGAGCCAAGCATCCTTGGAGCAATAAGGACAGGCATCTGAGGAGACTGGAAAGCAACGAGCGGGAGAGGCAGAGAATGCACAAGCTCAACAATGCATTTCAGGctttgagggaggtgatccctcATGTGAGAGCTGAGAATAAACTTTCCAAAATAGAGACTCTCACACTGGccaaaaattacattaaatcCTTGACCTCCATTATACTCAATATGTCCAACGGACACtttccagcagcagaagggatGGGGGGAGCCTGGGGGTCCAAATTGTACCAGCATTATCAACAGCAACATGGGGATGATGATCATGGGGAACATCTACAAAAATATTCCACATAG
- the TECPR1 gene encoding tectonin beta-propeller repeat-containing protein 1 isoform X2: protein MAMPSSLLWAVDIFGRVYTLSTVGQYWELCKDTQLEFKRVSAVKQCCWGIACDHQVYTYVFSADLPIRYQEETYENQRWNPVGGFCEKLLPSDRWQWSDVSGLKHQQLDSFTLPSPHWEWESDWYVDENIGGEPTEKGGWTYAIDFPSTYTKDKKWNSCVRRRRWIRYRRYKSRDVWAKIVSHDDPDQLPDPFNDISIGGWEITDEPLGRLSVWAVSLQGKVWYRENVCHHNPEGSMWSLITTPGEVVQISCGPYDLLWATLWEGQAIVREGIDRNNPQGISWSIVESPSSENGIMHVSVGVDVVWCVTKDRKVWFRRGVNSHNPCGTSWIEMVGEMMMVTVGLNNQVWGIGCDDRAIYFRQGVTPSELSGKTWKAIVSGRESDRSQTGSSTSLLSAGCFFTDDIQNQTHAIIQGDADTSSDTDLPSVPMNLANTLPMGAAASSSGKGSGNQTAEICANLTVDPLDSDQGEATVASTSNEKANLEMHKSTNPNPSAELQWTNIDLKEAQKHPVLSVSTFAETSSLSSLGMFSVGAEEQYEADEHPLWAWVSGGGCLVDLHSPLKWFTVPSGLSSSVQSLSLSITPAQTAAWRKQIFQQLSERTKRELENFRHYEQAIEQSVWVKTGTLQWWRNWKPHKWMDVRVALEQFTGSDGMRDSILFIYYMYHEEKKLSLLNMSCCESRRIQGPPSHHAIWSVTCKGDIFVSEPSPELEAGPHLMPCDQMFWRQVGGHLRLIECNNRGIVWGIGYDHTAWVYTGGYGGGFIQGLASSADNIYTQSDVKCVYIYENQRWNPVTGYSSRGLPTDRYMWSDASGLQECTKINTKPPSPQWSWVSDWYIDFNTSGGTDREGWQYAADFPASYHGHKTMKDFVRRRRWARKCKIVTNGPWLEVPPVTLWDISIIPSSDADGEEAVALWAIGDKGDVLCRLGVTQQNPAGTSWLHVGTDQPFISISIGAFYQVWAIARDGSAFYRGSVSPKKPAGDCWYHIPSPQKQKLKQVSVGRTSVFVLDKNGNLWYRQGITPSYPQGSTWDHVSNNIRKMSVGPLDQLWVIADKVQGSHSLSCGTVCHRTGVQPMEPKGLSWDYGIGGGWEHITVRGSATEASRVAMHDTSEENPAVSKDLEDEESKGKTEHSKSPLMVSESQELDRNAANC from the exons ATGGCCATGCCCAGTTCCCTTTTGTGGGCTGTTGACATTTTTGGGAGGGTTTACACTCTGTCTACTGTTGGCCAGTACTGGGAGCTCTGTAAGGACACACAGCTGGAATTCAAACGGGTCTCTGCTGTCAAACAGTGCTGCTGGGGAATAGCCTGTGATCATCAAGTATACACCTACGTGTTCTCGGCTGACCTTCCTATTAGGTACCAGGAAGAAACCTATGAGAATCAG CGCTGGAATCCAGTTGGTGGCTTTTGTGAGAAATTACTGCCCAGTGACCGCTGGCAGTGGAGTGATGTGAGCGGGCTAAAACATCAGCAGCTTGATAGTTTCACACTGCCTTCACCACACTGGGAGTGGGAGTCTGACTGGTATGTGGATGAAAATATTGGAGGGGAACCAACAGAGAAAGGG GGCTGGACTTATGCCATAGACTTCCCCAGCACCTACACAAAGGATAAGAAATGGAATTCTTGTGTCAGACGCAGAAGGTGGATCAGATACAGGAGATACAAATCACGGGACGTTTGGGCGAAG aTTGTATCACATGATGATCCAGATCAGTTGCCAGACCCTTTCAATGACATCTCCATTGGAGGATGGGAAATCACCGATGAGCCTCTTGGCCGTTTATCGGTATGGGCAGTTTCTTTACAAGGAAAG GTATGGTACAGAGAAAATGTCTGCCATCACAATCCAGAAGGTTCCATGTGGTCCTTAATCACCACTCCTGGTGAAGTTGTACAGATCAGCTGTGGACCATATGACCTCCTTTGGGCAACTCTTTGGGAAGGGCAAGCTATTGTGAGAGAAGGAATTGATAGGAATAACCCTCAAG GAATTTCCTGGAGTATTGTGGAGTCTCCAAGCTCTGAAAATGGGATTATGCATGTCTCTGTGGGTGTTGATGTGGTGTGGTGTGTTACAAAGGATAGAAAA GTATGGTTTAGAAGAGGAGTGAACTCACATAATCCTTGTGGAACAAGCTGGATTGAAATGGTTGGAGAAATGATGATGGTAACTGTAGGCTTAAATAACCAG GTCTGGGGAATCGGCTGCGATGACAGAGCAATTTATTTTCGTCAAGGTGTCACACCAAGTGAGCTCAGTGGGAAGACATGGAAGGCAATTGTATCTGGCCGAGAGAGTGACAGATCTCAGACTGGGAGCTCAACAAGTCTGCTCAG TGCTGGCTGTTTCTTTACTGATGATATTCAGAACCAAACGCACGCGATCATTCAGGGTGATGCAGATACTTCCTCTGATACAGACCTTCCAAGTGTACCCATGAACCTTGCCAACACTCTCCCAATgggagctgcagccagcagcagtggtAAAGGCTCAGGCAACCAGACAGCAGAAATATGTGCAAATTTGACTGTGGATCCCCTGGACTCTGATCAAGGAGAAGCTACTGTTGCTTCGACTAGTAATGAGAAAGCTAATCTTGAAATGCATAAATCTACAAACCCAAATCCTTCTGCAGAACTGCAGTGGACAAACATTGACTTGAAGGAGGCCCAAAAGCATCCAGTCCTCTCCGTCAGCACCTTTGCAGAAACATCCAGCCTGTCTTCCCTTGGCATGTTCTCAGTGGGAGCTGAAGAACAGTACGAAGCCGATGAGCACCCACTGTGGGCCTGGGTGTCTGGGGGAGGCTGTCTTGTAGATTTGCACAGCCCATTGAAATGGTTCACTGTTCCATCAG GTTTGTCATCCTCTGTGCaatctctgtctctgtctatcACTCCAGCACAGACAGCAGCATGGCGAAAGCAGATTTTTCAGCAGCTCAGTGAAAGGACAAAGCGGGAACTGGAGAATTTTAGGCACTACGAACAGGCTATTGAGCAG TCAGTTTGGGTTAAAACTGGAACCTTGCAATGGTGGAGGAATTGGAAGCCTCATAAATGGATGGATGTTCGAGTTGCACTTGAGCAGTTCACTGGGAGCGATGGAATGCGCGACAGCATCCTGTTCATCTATTACATGTATCATGAGGAGAAAAAG CTGTCTTTGCTGAACATGTCCTGTTGTGAAAGCAGACGGATTCAAGGCCCTCCTTCTCACCATGCCATTTGGTCAGTTACTTGTAAAGGAGACATATTTGTTAGTGAGCCAAGTCCTGAACTGGAGGCCGGACCACACCTGATGCCATGTGATCAAAT gttttgGCGTCAAGTTGGAGGTCATCTTCGACTGATAGAGTGCAATAACCGAGGCATAGTGTGGGGCATAGGATATGATCACACAGCTTGGGTTTATACTGGTGGATATGGAGGTGGCTTCATTCAAG GACTGGCCAGTAGTGCTGATAACATTTATACACAGTCAGATGTGAAATGTGTTTACATCTATGAGAACCAGCGGTGGAACCCAGTCACTGGCTATAGCAGCAG AGGTCTGCCCACAGACAGATACATGTGGAGCGATGCATCTGGCCTGCAGGAATGTACAAAAATCAATACCAAGCCTCCTTCTCCACAGTGGTCTTGG GTATCCGATTGGTATATTGATTTTAATACTTCAGGTGGAACTGATCGGGAAGGCTGGCAGTATGCAGCAGACTTTCCAGC GTCCTACCATGGTCACAAGACAATGAAAGACTTTGTCCGACGGAGGCGCTGGGCAAG aaaatgtAAGATAGTCACCAACGGGCCATGGCTGGAAGTGCCTCCTGTTACGCTGTGGGACATCTCCATAATTCCCAGTTCAGATGCAGATGGTGAAGAAGCAGTAGCACTGTGGGCAATCGGTGACAAAGGAGACGTGCTCTGCAGGCTTGGAGTGACACAGCAGAATCCAGCT GGAACATCCTGGCTGCATGTGGGAACAGATCAGCCCTTCATTTCGATCTCAATCGGAGCATTTTACCAAGTGTGGGCTATTGCTAGAGATGGTTCTGCCTTCTATCGGGGTTCAGTGTCTCCAAAAAAACCTGCAG GTGACTGTTGGTACCATATTCCTTCACCTcaaaaacaaaagttaaaacaaGTCTCAGTAGGACGAACGTCCGTGTTCGTGTTGGATAAAAATg GCAATCTTTGGTATCGGCAAGGTATCACACCAAGCTACCCTCAAGGATCTACTTGGGATCATGTTTCAAATAATATCCGTAAAATGTCTGTAGGGCCCCTGGACCAG CTCTGGGTGATAGCTGACAAAGTGCAAGGAAGTCATAGTTTGAGCTGTGGGACTGTCTGCCATCGGACTGGTGTTCAGCCAATGGAACCTAAAGGCCTCTCATGGGATTATGGTATTGGG GGTGGATGGGAGCACATTACAGTCAGAGGAAGTGCAACTGAAGCATCTAGGGTTGCTATGCATGACACTTCTGAGGAAAACCCTGCAGTATCAAAGGATTTAGAAGACGAGGAGAGTAAAGGGAAAACAGAACACTCTAAAAGCCCTCTGATGGTCAGTGAAAGTCAAGAACTGGACAGAAATGCTGCTAATTGTTAA
- the TECPR1 gene encoding tectonin beta-propeller repeat-containing protein 1 isoform X1, translating to MAMPSSLLWAVDIFGRVYTLSTVGQYWELCKDTQLEFKRVSAVKQCCWGIACDHQVYTYVFSADLPIRYQEETYENQRWNPVGGFCEKLLPSDRWQWSDVSGLKHQQLDSFTLPSPHWEWESDWYVDENIGGEPTEKGGWTYAIDFPSTYTKDKKWNSCVRRRRWIRYRRYKSRDVWAKIVSHDDPDQLPDPFNDISIGGWEITDEPLGRLSVWAVSLQGKVWYRENVCHHNPEGSMWSLITTPGEVVQISCGPYDLLWATLWEGQAIVREGIDRNNPQGISWSIVESPSSENGIMHVSVGVDVVWCVTKDRKVWFRRGVNSHNPCGTSWIEMVGEMMMVTVGLNNQVWGIGCDDRAIYFRQGVTPSELSGKTWKAIVSGRESDRSQTGSSTSLLSAGCFFTDDIQNQTHAIIQGDADTSSDTDLPSVPMNLANTLPMGAAASSSGKGSGNQTAEICANLTVDPLDSDQGEATVASTSNEKANLEMHKSTNPNPSAELQWTNIDLKEAQKHPVLSVSTFAETSSLSSLGMFSVGAEEQYEADEHPLWAWVSGGGCLVDLHSPLKWFTVPSGLSSSVQSLSLSITPAQTAAWRKQIFQQLSERTKRELENFRHYEQAIEQSVWVKTGTLQWWRNWKPHKWMDVRVALEQFTGSDGMRDSILFIYYMYHEEKKYIHVFLNEVTIIVEVLNEAKHSFALYTPERTKQRWPIRLAATTEQEMHDWLSLLNMSCCESRRIQGPPSHHAIWSVTCKGDIFVSEPSPELEAGPHLMPCDQMFWRQVGGHLRLIECNNRGIVWGIGYDHTAWVYTGGYGGGFIQGLASSADNIYTQSDVKCVYIYENQRWNPVTGYSSRGLPTDRYMWSDASGLQECTKINTKPPSPQWSWVSDWYIDFNTSGGTDREGWQYAADFPASYHGHKTMKDFVRRRRWARKCKIVTNGPWLEVPPVTLWDISIIPSSDADGEEAVALWAIGDKGDVLCRLGVTQQNPAGTSWLHVGTDQPFISISIGAFYQVWAIARDGSAFYRGSVSPKKPAGDCWYHIPSPQKQKLKQVSVGRTSVFVLDKNGNLWYRQGITPSYPQGSTWDHVSNNIRKMSVGPLDQLWVIADKVQGSHSLSCGTVCHRTGVQPMEPKGLSWDYGIGGGWEHITVRGSATEASRVAMHDTSEENPAVSKDLEDEESKGKTEHSKSPLMVSESQELDRNAANC from the exons ATGGCCATGCCCAGTTCCCTTTTGTGGGCTGTTGACATTTTTGGGAGGGTTTACACTCTGTCTACTGTTGGCCAGTACTGGGAGCTCTGTAAGGACACACAGCTGGAATTCAAACGGGTCTCTGCTGTCAAACAGTGCTGCTGGGGAATAGCCTGTGATCATCAAGTATACACCTACGTGTTCTCGGCTGACCTTCCTATTAGGTACCAGGAAGAAACCTATGAGAATCAG CGCTGGAATCCAGTTGGTGGCTTTTGTGAGAAATTACTGCCCAGTGACCGCTGGCAGTGGAGTGATGTGAGCGGGCTAAAACATCAGCAGCTTGATAGTTTCACACTGCCTTCACCACACTGGGAGTGGGAGTCTGACTGGTATGTGGATGAAAATATTGGAGGGGAACCAACAGAGAAAGGG GGCTGGACTTATGCCATAGACTTCCCCAGCACCTACACAAAGGATAAGAAATGGAATTCTTGTGTCAGACGCAGAAGGTGGATCAGATACAGGAGATACAAATCACGGGACGTTTGGGCGAAG aTTGTATCACATGATGATCCAGATCAGTTGCCAGACCCTTTCAATGACATCTCCATTGGAGGATGGGAAATCACCGATGAGCCTCTTGGCCGTTTATCGGTATGGGCAGTTTCTTTACAAGGAAAG GTATGGTACAGAGAAAATGTCTGCCATCACAATCCAGAAGGTTCCATGTGGTCCTTAATCACCACTCCTGGTGAAGTTGTACAGATCAGCTGTGGACCATATGACCTCCTTTGGGCAACTCTTTGGGAAGGGCAAGCTATTGTGAGAGAAGGAATTGATAGGAATAACCCTCAAG GAATTTCCTGGAGTATTGTGGAGTCTCCAAGCTCTGAAAATGGGATTATGCATGTCTCTGTGGGTGTTGATGTGGTGTGGTGTGTTACAAAGGATAGAAAA GTATGGTTTAGAAGAGGAGTGAACTCACATAATCCTTGTGGAACAAGCTGGATTGAAATGGTTGGAGAAATGATGATGGTAACTGTAGGCTTAAATAACCAG GTCTGGGGAATCGGCTGCGATGACAGAGCAATTTATTTTCGTCAAGGTGTCACACCAAGTGAGCTCAGTGGGAAGACATGGAAGGCAATTGTATCTGGCCGAGAGAGTGACAGATCTCAGACTGGGAGCTCAACAAGTCTGCTCAG TGCTGGCTGTTTCTTTACTGATGATATTCAGAACCAAACGCACGCGATCATTCAGGGTGATGCAGATACTTCCTCTGATACAGACCTTCCAAGTGTACCCATGAACCTTGCCAACACTCTCCCAATgggagctgcagccagcagcagtggtAAAGGCTCAGGCAACCAGACAGCAGAAATATGTGCAAATTTGACTGTGGATCCCCTGGACTCTGATCAAGGAGAAGCTACTGTTGCTTCGACTAGTAATGAGAAAGCTAATCTTGAAATGCATAAATCTACAAACCCAAATCCTTCTGCAGAACTGCAGTGGACAAACATTGACTTGAAGGAGGCCCAAAAGCATCCAGTCCTCTCCGTCAGCACCTTTGCAGAAACATCCAGCCTGTCTTCCCTTGGCATGTTCTCAGTGGGAGCTGAAGAACAGTACGAAGCCGATGAGCACCCACTGTGGGCCTGGGTGTCTGGGGGAGGCTGTCTTGTAGATTTGCACAGCCCATTGAAATGGTTCACTGTTCCATCAG GTTTGTCATCCTCTGTGCaatctctgtctctgtctatcACTCCAGCACAGACAGCAGCATGGCGAAAGCAGATTTTTCAGCAGCTCAGTGAAAGGACAAAGCGGGAACTGGAGAATTTTAGGCACTACGAACAGGCTATTGAGCAG TCAGTTTGGGTTAAAACTGGAACCTTGCAATGGTGGAGGAATTGGAAGCCTCATAAATGGATGGATGTTCGAGTTGCACTTGAGCAGTTCACTGGGAGCGATGGAATGCGCGACAGCATCCTGTTCATCTATTACATGTATCATGAGGAGAAAAAG TATATCCACGTGTTCCTGAATGAAGTCACTATTATAGTTGAAGTTCTGAATGAAGCCAAACACTCCTTTGCACTGTATACACCTGAAAGGACGAAGCAGCGATGGCCAATCCGCCTGGCAGCCACAACAGAGCAAGAAATGCATGATTGG CTGTCTTTGCTGAACATGTCCTGTTGTGAAAGCAGACGGATTCAAGGCCCTCCTTCTCACCATGCCATTTGGTCAGTTACTTGTAAAGGAGACATATTTGTTAGTGAGCCAAGTCCTGAACTGGAGGCCGGACCACACCTGATGCCATGTGATCAAAT gttttgGCGTCAAGTTGGAGGTCATCTTCGACTGATAGAGTGCAATAACCGAGGCATAGTGTGGGGCATAGGATATGATCACACAGCTTGGGTTTATACTGGTGGATATGGAGGTGGCTTCATTCAAG GACTGGCCAGTAGTGCTGATAACATTTATACACAGTCAGATGTGAAATGTGTTTACATCTATGAGAACCAGCGGTGGAACCCAGTCACTGGCTATAGCAGCAG AGGTCTGCCCACAGACAGATACATGTGGAGCGATGCATCTGGCCTGCAGGAATGTACAAAAATCAATACCAAGCCTCCTTCTCCACAGTGGTCTTGG GTATCCGATTGGTATATTGATTTTAATACTTCAGGTGGAACTGATCGGGAAGGCTGGCAGTATGCAGCAGACTTTCCAGC GTCCTACCATGGTCACAAGACAATGAAAGACTTTGTCCGACGGAGGCGCTGGGCAAG aaaatgtAAGATAGTCACCAACGGGCCATGGCTGGAAGTGCCTCCTGTTACGCTGTGGGACATCTCCATAATTCCCAGTTCAGATGCAGATGGTGAAGAAGCAGTAGCACTGTGGGCAATCGGTGACAAAGGAGACGTGCTCTGCAGGCTTGGAGTGACACAGCAGAATCCAGCT GGAACATCCTGGCTGCATGTGGGAACAGATCAGCCCTTCATTTCGATCTCAATCGGAGCATTTTACCAAGTGTGGGCTATTGCTAGAGATGGTTCTGCCTTCTATCGGGGTTCAGTGTCTCCAAAAAAACCTGCAG GTGACTGTTGGTACCATATTCCTTCACCTcaaaaacaaaagttaaaacaaGTCTCAGTAGGACGAACGTCCGTGTTCGTGTTGGATAAAAATg GCAATCTTTGGTATCGGCAAGGTATCACACCAAGCTACCCTCAAGGATCTACTTGGGATCATGTTTCAAATAATATCCGTAAAATGTCTGTAGGGCCCCTGGACCAG CTCTGGGTGATAGCTGACAAAGTGCAAGGAAGTCATAGTTTGAGCTGTGGGACTGTCTGCCATCGGACTGGTGTTCAGCCAATGGAACCTAAAGGCCTCTCATGGGATTATGGTATTGGG GGTGGATGGGAGCACATTACAGTCAGAGGAAGTGCAACTGAAGCATCTAGGGTTGCTATGCATGACACTTCTGAGGAAAACCCTGCAGTATCAAAGGATTTAGAAGACGAGGAGAGTAAAGGGAAAACAGAACACTCTAAAAGCCCTCTGATGGTCAGTGAAAGTCAAGAACTGGACAGAAATGCTGCTAATTGTTAA